The genomic interval AAAATTTTGGTGTGTCCTAAATATTCTGTTTTGGTAGTAACCAATTTTCAGTGAAAGTACTTGGAAGCTTGCACACTGCACTAGAAATACATTTACGCAGTTGTGCAACACAATAGCAGGTGTGAACTAGCTACCTAGTTAGATAATAATTGCAACAGTTCACACTGACTTTGTTGCTGGGTGTCAGAGGTTTGACAATGTTGACAAATTTAGGTAGAGATTTAATTTAGGTACATCATAGGCCATAGTGAAATTACCGAAACTATATCGCCACTAAGAATTTCTTAGTTTACAGTACTTGTATTAGTAtaaatgcatgtgtgttgtttaAGAGTAATACAGTAAACGTCTGTTGTTACCTGAGAAAGGATTAGGCCATCCTTTTTCAACATGGACGCCAGCTTCAACATCTCTATAATTCAATTACAATCAGGGCATACTCATAAATTGCAAATTAAAAGTGCCTTACGAAACAAACTGATTCATTAACATCTCCAGTTCGCTTTCAGTTAGTGAGTCTGAGGCAAACTGCTGTTGAAGATTTGGCTTCAGTATCTTCAAATGACCAGCAGATGATGCAACATTCACTACCCTTCAAATCAGCAAATCgagattaataataataataataataataataataataataatatattttgtttcataccactacaggtacagtgctctaggccagacaagatacataaAACTAACAATTAAAAATAGATAATCATAGAAGAAAATAAACGTAGAAGAATAAATAGACATAAATTAAGGTTTAAGACAAACTGTCACAAACTAAACAGATGTCAATCTTCTGTACAGTACTATTGAAAATTGATTAGCAAAGCATGCACACAGAAGCAACTAACTCTAATGTAGGTAGAGATAATGTGAATACAAAATTCATAAAAATTGCTGTGCATTTTATAGCTTAGATCATTTCTAGCTATTCAGTAACACAATCAAAATACTCAACCACTAAAATCAGGGTTCTAGATCAGCATGTTAAGGCAGAGCGGCCTGCTACGTCTTCAGACCTGCCCACTACACCTTCACACCTGCCCACTACGCCTTCAACCTACACGCTACCCCTTCAATATACTAGCTGGCATAATGTCTCTGTTCATACCTGTGAAACGTTTATCAACAGCAATAATGGAGAAGAAGGTGgagacttgtcaatcatgagtcTCAATTGCATACCTATAGTACTGTAATTGGATTTGCTGCCTAgtgtaattaagttaagaatATAATCCATACCTTACTATCAGTCTGCCTCAGTGTGATTATAGAGAATGAGTTTCAGTCAGTACACCAAAAGCAAATGGTTTACAAAAGGTAAGGTCCTAAACCACTCCCCAAGCCAGCGTACATGTTTATTTCAAAATTGTTACAGACAACACCAacatgccacgcccacgtGACAAAATCATGTGCCACGCCCATACTGCTATACTCCTCCCTAAAAAATcttggctagaaccctgaaaATGcaatactgtactgtaccaacaACTTGCACAATTATCTACTCATGTTGTAAATCATATAATCAATATTCGCAAGTTCAAAAGCTTGTTTGAAACATGTCCCcagacaaacgaacaacaCAAGCCAGCATGCAAAGGGCTAAAACCAGCAATAAGCTATCATTTTTCATTTTGGTAACATACTACCTTCACAACTGCCAACTGTCACAAGCAAAAAGTGCAGCAAAATTACTTCACATTCAGCACATAGAGCACAAAAAACGTTAGAAAGAAATCTTCTAACCTAGCATGAGGTCTCAGTAGTGGAAATAAAGCTCGGCACACATTAAGTGTACCAGTGAAGTTGACACAAACTGTTTCTCGAGCTTGCTCTGCCAAAGGAGCAGTGCTTGCTGGCTAAAAAAACCCACCAACCATAAATTTAGTTATCTTCATTCAGTTGTTGATGATGCATGTAACAGCTGACCTTGTAGGAAATAGCTGCATTATTCACCAAGACGTCTAAGCCCCcatatttcttttcaagaaAATTTTTGAACTCCTGAATGCTTTTGGAATTTGATATGTCAAGCTGCTGGTAAATGACTCTTATGCCTTGTTTCTCCAAATCATTTTGAGATTGTTGTCCTCTAGAAGGATCACGAGCTGCAACAAAAACCAACTACAGTTGTGACCAAAATATTCAAATGCTTTACAATCAGTTATCTTGTTATCTGCATTGCATTCATATAAAAAGATTTAGTCATTtaacaacaataacatcaTTACTTGCCAATAGATGACTCAGTTAATTTAGTGTAATCAAGacaaacacttaattaaatgctgtcacagacagactgataaacagactgacatacaagGTTGAaaccaacagataaacattgtcacaaacagacagctataCAAAAAGCTAGACAGCTAGCAGTCATAGCAGTAGCGGATACAGGAGACACACAGAGCGACACATGCGACCTCTTCTGAATGATGCTGAACTACAGAGCATACTGACTCAGCATACATGTTTAGCTACGTAAGTGAACTGTACTACATTTGATGTACAGCTGATCAAGCCGTTTCAGGAATCTCCAGTGCATGAACTCCCGTAGCTACGCCACATTCATTCTGACTTCCAGCAACGAGACATGTGCCTCGCACTTCATCTGATCACATAGCTGGCACATTTTCTGCACGTGTCACACATTCTACATGCAAGTGCCAACGAAGCCTGGTCGAGTTGAGTGTACTATAAGCCACTTATCCGTGCTAAGTTCGAAGTCTTGATTTCTGCGCTACTCACAATGTTGACTCATTCTACCTCCGTTTTCTGAAAAAACTGCATGCACTCTTTTGACAACATTCCCTGTAAATTGCTTCAAACCTGACAGAGCTGAACACGAAAGTGCTACTTGACCATATTGGTGGTTCACACAGGCTAAGTGGGCAAGCCCAAGAGGGGCCTGCAGTGGTCTATGTTTCGTCACGACACAATTGCAGAACAACTTGTACCAGAAGATGCACAAAATTTGTGCTCTGTTGCCGCTGTTGGAGATGGCAATTGTCTCTTCAGGGCATTCTCTACTCTGTTTAGCAGAAAGGAGAGAAAAGATTACATTAATCTAAGGGTCCGTACAGCTATTGAGTTATACACTAATACCTTGGTTATCTGGCCCTCAAAGTTCCGAGGACATCGATCTACCGTGCAGTCCCAGCGATCACGTGTGAAAACTTTTTTACATAAAAGCGCATGTGCAATTTTGCATCCATGGAAATGGTGACCAGTAAGCGAAGGCAGTCTGCCCTTACACTTGAGAAAAAGAGAGAAATCGAGAAAAGGAAGTCTCAATGTCGTGTAGCTGAGATTTTGAACTGCCGAAGTCACCTGTTGGAGACATTTGGAAAGATTGAGAATAGATCATGTTCGGTGCAGAGAACACAAATGTCGCCAAGCAGCGgtgtagtctcgcatagccaaaCCCCCTCCGCCatgtcatacttccgggcaaaatggggtctggtgaacagcctttgatgtcgctgtgtaacgcatagccagaaatcggctatctaaagagaccggatttggtttcttaagccctgtccacactggcaactggatcacgATCCAatcgcgataaatccaatccacatcgcaAAATGGTTTCAATCGCAATcaggttgaatccaattagaaattgCGGGCGTTACCTCCACGTATGCTATGCGTGAAGACAGAACATCTAATGCTCCTCACTTGtttttgttctcgctcaccttacgtcgctgtatcaacgctttccacaagcaaagaagctacacgtacacatcggtcatcagtcaggTGATATCAAAATGAAGTGGAggtagcgttttcaaagtgcagtgtggatgcTCGCTATCCCAATTGGATCGTGATCCATTGTGGTCTAGTGTAGACAAGGCTTTAAATGCTTCACCATAGactgcaagcagtgcaatcctatgtcaactagcttctcttgtttcataCAGAATAACTTGAAGACTGCAGCaagagttgttgctgtttgtaaaatctacaagtctacagcaacaataaaACGCCGCCGTGGGAACGTAGACGTTGACAGGCTCGACGTTGTAGGTCTAGCATTGCACACTCATGTCACAACTGAGACTGAATGCAAACGCACTGGATAGATGAGAACGcactcgatgctgtttgctgttttgacgtctaGAGTGGCCGCAAACAGTCCAGAGTGAACGATATCTGGTCCTGGAATTGAAGGCGTTGGAGATGACGTCATTGAAAACAAGATGAGCCGTCTTCCTGTGTTTGGATAATcatctcatgtgttttgtgcattgctttacatcgagtatattcgcattcagtctccgttgtgacacaagcacaAAATGCTACGTACAACGACAATCATGACAGATTGCCTAATTAGCTAAGAGATCGAAGCCTGTCCACGTCAACTTTCCCGTGGCTGtgtttaattgttgctgtagacatgcagatttcacaaacagcaacgactctagctgcaGTCTTGGAGTTGTTTGTTCCCTACGCAACAAGAGcagctaattgagataggattgcactgattgcataccaatctggtctttGGTAAAGCGTTTAACCAACCAAATCTGCTCTTtggatagccgatttctggctacg from Corticium candelabrum chromosome 22, ooCorCand1.1, whole genome shotgun sequence carries:
- the LOC134197180 gene encoding carbonyl reductase [NADPH] 1-like produces the protein MSASRVAVVTGGNKGIGFAIVKSLATQFEGDVILAARDPSRGQQSQNDLEKQGIRVIYQQLDISNSKSIQEFKNFLEKKYGGLDVLVNNAAISYKPASTAPLAEQARETVCVNFTGTLNVCRALFPLLRPHARVVNVASSAGHLKILKPNLQQQFASDSLTESELEMLMNQFVSDVEAGVHVEKGWPNPFSAYGTSKVGLAALTKVSARQMSTGDKEDILVNSCCPGWVKTDMAGDRAPLTPEQGAETPVFLAFLPPGSPTGLFFKQKKVVDW